The following proteins come from a genomic window of Gordonia westfalica:
- a CDS encoding DHA2 family efflux MFS transporter permease subunit, whose translation MDALAKKVASVLALGTLMVMLDVTVTVVAIPRLAESFDTPLSTVQWVTTAYTLALVAVMPTSAWAIRRFGAKRVYISALTLFVVGSALAGLAWNIQSLVMFRAIQGFGGGFLQPVGMTIALSLVDERHRGQLMGWLGIPLLVGPVLGPTTGGLLVDHVGWRSLFLINVPVGVLAITLALRLFPRPVSAATETLDWAALLCLAPGGALLVYGLAQAGEAGEPFDANVVVPAGIGLALLMLFVLRTLRSPGPLLDLRLLRKRSLATGSGAMLLVAGAYFGSMMMGPIYIQAVRGDSATTAGMIMIAQALTTAVVAQVASRTVDRTDPRRVIWFGISATIVAMTLMTTVLDHDTPYPVLMGIGVVMGVGIGSTFMPLMTAGLRGVEGPDTGSATTILTTGNQFASAIGAALAATILTSLFNSRTEVLDGTGMTGAQRMNPEERTAAAPDLASAVADTYLLTLGLLVAAMVLALWLPRAAGPIAASQPAVDDEPGRPLDASR comes from the coding sequence ATGGATGCACTCGCGAAGAAGGTCGCGTCGGTCCTCGCACTCGGAACTCTCATGGTGATGCTCGACGTGACCGTCACCGTCGTGGCCATCCCGCGCCTGGCCGAGTCCTTCGACACCCCACTCTCGACCGTCCAGTGGGTGACCACGGCCTACACGCTCGCGCTCGTCGCGGTGATGCCGACCTCCGCGTGGGCGATCCGGAGGTTCGGCGCGAAGCGCGTCTACATCTCGGCGCTCACCCTCTTCGTCGTGGGCTCGGCACTCGCCGGGCTGGCCTGGAACATCCAGAGCCTCGTCATGTTCCGTGCGATACAGGGTTTCGGCGGTGGGTTCCTCCAGCCGGTCGGCATGACGATCGCGTTGAGCCTCGTCGACGAGCGGCACCGCGGTCAGCTCATGGGCTGGCTCGGCATCCCGCTGCTCGTCGGCCCGGTATTGGGTCCGACCACGGGTGGACTGCTCGTCGACCACGTGGGCTGGCGATCGCTGTTCCTGATCAACGTCCCGGTCGGTGTGCTCGCAATCACGCTGGCACTCAGGCTCTTTCCGCGCCCTGTCAGCGCCGCGACGGAGACCCTGGATTGGGCGGCCCTGCTCTGCCTCGCGCCGGGTGGCGCCCTACTGGTCTACGGTCTTGCCCAGGCCGGGGAGGCCGGTGAACCGTTCGACGCGAACGTCGTGGTCCCGGCGGGGATCGGTCTCGCGCTGCTGATGTTGTTCGTGCTCCGCACGCTGCGTTCGCCCGGGCCACTGCTCGATCTGAGACTGCTTCGCAAACGCTCGCTGGCCACCGGATCCGGTGCGATGCTGCTGGTCGCCGGCGCATACTTCGGGTCGATGATGATGGGGCCCATCTACATTCAGGCGGTGCGCGGTGACAGCGCCACCACGGCCGGGATGATCATGATCGCCCAGGCCCTCACCACGGCTGTGGTCGCGCAGGTCGCGAGCCGAACCGTCGACCGCACCGATCCACGCCGTGTCATCTGGTTCGGGATCAGCGCCACGATCGTCGCGATGACCCTCATGACCACCGTCCTCGACCACGACACCCCCTACCCCGTTCTCATGGGCATCGGCGTCGTGATGGGCGTGGGGATCGGTTCGACGTTCATGCCCCTGATGACCGCGGGGCTGCGCGGTGTCGAGGGTCCGGACACCGGGTCGGCGACCACGATCCTCACCACCGGCAACCAGTTCGCGAGCGCGATCGGCGCCGCGCTCGCCGCCACGATCCTCACCTCGCTGTTCAACTCGCGGACGGAGGTGCTCGATGGCACCGGGATGACCGGCGCCCAGCGTATGAACCCGGAGGAACGGACCGCCGCGGCTCCCGACCTCGCGAGCGCCGTCGCCGACACGTACCTGCTGACGCTCGGTCTTCTGGTGGCGGCGATGGTCTTGGCGCTGTGGCTGCCGCGGGCGGCCGGGCCGATCGCAGCGTCTCAGCCCGCCGTCGACGACGAACCGGGGCGCCCACTCGACGCGTCCAGGTAG
- a CDS encoding CitMHS family transporter produces MLVALGLGMVATFMVLIITKRATPVVALILVPVAFGLFAGAGLDISDMITDGIKDLAPTAAMLFFAIIFFGIMIDVGLFDPVVRRVIRAVRDDPARLVVGTAVLAMVVSLDGDGSTTFIITTAALLPLYMKLGVSPVVLTVVAGLANGTMNILPWGGPTARAASALNIDTNDVFVPMIPALAAALVVVLAFAYHLGVLERRRIGTLEIKESLLAPREEVLVAAGTGTALPPEDRRRGSGGSSGTDSTPAGSDDTSDQGRDRSFSGVLDPDRETLRPKLFWVNAGLTVALLAILGADIVAIPVLFMVFAGIALAINFPHVKQQQAAITRHSSSIVSVVAMVLAAAVLTGVFNGTGMVDAIAHWLAEGIPDWMGPHMAIVVGVLSIPFTFLMSNDAFYYGVLPVLSETATRYGIDPAEMARASITGQTVHMQSPLVPAILLLVALAGVTLGDHHKKVLWRAAVVSLVMLGAGVLVGAVPF; encoded by the coding sequence ATGTTGGTAGCACTCGGCCTCGGAATGGTGGCCACCTTCATGGTCCTGATCATCACCAAACGGGCCACGCCCGTGGTGGCGCTGATCCTCGTCCCGGTCGCGTTCGGCCTGTTCGCGGGTGCCGGCCTCGACATCAGCGACATGATCACCGACGGCATCAAGGACCTCGCGCCCACCGCGGCGATGCTGTTCTTCGCGATCATCTTCTTCGGGATCATGATCGACGTCGGTCTTTTCGACCCGGTGGTCCGCCGGGTGATCCGCGCCGTCCGCGACGACCCGGCACGACTCGTCGTCGGCACCGCGGTCCTCGCGATGGTCGTCTCGCTCGACGGTGACGGCTCGACGACCTTCATCATCACCACCGCCGCACTGCTGCCGCTGTACATGAAACTCGGTGTGAGCCCGGTGGTTCTGACCGTCGTCGCCGGTCTCGCCAACGGCACCATGAACATCCTCCCGTGGGGTGGCCCCACCGCCCGAGCCGCGAGCGCGCTCAACATCGACACCAACGACGTGTTCGTCCCGATGATCCCCGCCCTGGCCGCCGCGCTCGTCGTCGTGCTGGCGTTCGCCTACCACCTGGGCGTCCTCGAACGCCGCCGCATCGGAACCCTCGAGATCAAGGAATCGTTGCTGGCTCCGCGCGAAGAGGTGCTGGTCGCTGCCGGAACCGGAACCGCACTCCCGCCCGAGGATCGTCGACGCGGCAGTGGCGGCTCGTCCGGAACCGATTCGACGCCAGCGGGTTCCGACGACACCTCGGACCAGGGCCGCGACCGGTCGTTCTCCGGTGTCCTCGACCCCGACCGGGAAACCCTGCGGCCCAAGCTCTTCTGGGTCAACGCCGGTCTCACCGTCGCGCTGCTGGCGATCCTCGGAGCCGACATCGTCGCCATCCCCGTGCTGTTCATGGTCTTCGCCGGCATCGCCCTGGCGATCAACTTCCCGCACGTCAAGCAACAGCAGGCCGCCATCACCCGCCACAGCTCGAGCATCGTCTCGGTGGTCGCCATGGTGCTCGCGGCCGCGGTGCTGACGGGCGTCTTCAACGGCACCGGCATGGTCGACGCCATCGCCCACTGGCTGGCCGAGGGCATCCCGGACTGGATGGGTCCGCACATGGCCATCGTCGTCGGCGTCCTGTCGATCCCGTTCACCTTCCTGATGAGCAACGACGCCTTCTACTACGGCGTGCTGCCCGTCCTGTCCGAGACGGCGACGCGCTACGGCATCGACCCCGCCGAGATGGCCCGCGCCTCCATCACCGGTCAGACGGTGCACATGCAGAGTCCGCTGGTCCCGGCGATCCTGCTGCTGGTGGCACTGGCCGGCGTCACCCTCGGCGACCATCACAAGAAGGTCCTCTGGCGGGCGGCGGTCGTCTCCCTGGTCATGCTCGGGGCCGGTGTTCTCGTCGGAGCGGTGCCGTTCTGA
- a CDS encoding organic hydroperoxide resistance protein, with protein MNALYTAEALATGAGRNGHVRTTDGFVDTDLAIPREMGGAGGAANPELLFAAGYAACFHSALQAVAREAKATLGDSSVGAKVGIGPDEQGGFQLAVTLEVVIPDLPQDQAQALADRAHQVCPYSNATRGNIDVNVIVVDD; from the coding sequence ATGAACGCCCTCTACACCGCAGAGGCCCTGGCCACCGGCGCGGGACGCAACGGCCACGTCCGCACCACCGACGGCTTCGTCGACACCGACCTCGCCATTCCGCGCGAGATGGGTGGTGCCGGCGGTGCCGCCAACCCCGAGCTGCTCTTCGCCGCCGGTTACGCCGCCTGCTTCCACTCCGCCCTGCAGGCGGTGGCCCGCGAGGCCAAGGCCACGCTGGGCGATTCGAGCGTCGGGGCCAAGGTTGGCATCGGCCCCGACGAGCAGGGCGGCTTCCAGCTCGCTGTCACTCTCGAGGTCGTCATCCCCGACCTTCCCCAGGACCAGGCGCAGGCCCTTGCCGACCGCGCGCACCAGGTCTGCCCCTACTCCAACGCCACCCGCGGCAACATCGACGTCAACGTCATCGTCGTCGACGACTGA
- the ilvD gene encoding dihydroxy-acid dehydratase, whose protein sequence is MTERTNTNNDVDIKPRSRDVTDGLEKTAARGMLRAVGMGDDDWAKPQIGVGSSWNEITPCNLSLDRLAKAVKDGVHEGGGYPLEFGTISVSDGISMGHEGMHFSLVSREVIADSVETVMSAERLDGSVLLAGCDKSLPGMLMAAARLDLASVFLYAGSTLPGYATLSDGKERQVTIIDAFEAVGACSRGLMSREDVDTIERAICPGEGACGGMYTANTMASAAEALGMSLPGSAAPPAPDKRRDQFARQSGIAVVEMLRRGITARDIMTREAFENAIAVVMAFGGSTNAVLHLLAIANEAEVELSLDDFIRVGSRVPHLADVKPFGRHVMTDVDRIGGVPVVMKALLDAGLLYGDCLTVTGKTVAENLAHIAPPDPDGQVLRATKSPIHPTGGITILKGSLAPEGAVVKSAGFDSDVFEGTARVFDRERAAMDALEDGTITVGDVVVIRYEGPKGGPGMREMLAITGAIKGAGLGKDVLLMTDGRFSGGTTGLCVGHVAPEAVDGGPIALVRDGDRIRLDVGRGLLDLLVDDTELDSRAKEFTPLPPRYTRGVLAKYSKLVTSASQGAVCR, encoded by the coding sequence ATGACCGAGCGCACGAACACAAACAACGACGTGGACATCAAACCCCGTAGTCGCGACGTCACGGACGGCCTGGAGAAGACCGCCGCTCGCGGCATGCTCCGCGCGGTGGGCATGGGAGACGACGACTGGGCGAAACCCCAGATCGGTGTCGGGTCGTCGTGGAACGAGATCACGCCGTGCAACCTCTCGCTCGACCGCCTGGCCAAGGCCGTCAAGGACGGCGTACACGAGGGCGGCGGATACCCGCTCGAATTCGGCACCATCTCGGTGTCCGACGGCATCTCGATGGGCCACGAGGGCATGCACTTCTCGCTGGTCTCCCGCGAGGTGATCGCCGACAGCGTCGAAACCGTGATGAGTGCGGAGCGGCTCGACGGCTCGGTCCTGCTCGCCGGCTGCGACAAGTCCCTGCCCGGCATGCTCATGGCCGCCGCCCGGCTCGATCTCGCGTCGGTGTTCCTCTACGCCGGGTCGACGCTGCCGGGATACGCCACGCTGTCCGACGGCAAGGAACGTCAGGTCACCATCATCGACGCCTTCGAGGCGGTGGGCGCATGCTCCCGCGGCCTGATGAGCCGTGAGGACGTCGACACCATCGAGCGCGCGATCTGCCCGGGTGAGGGCGCCTGCGGTGGGATGTACACCGCCAACACGATGGCGAGTGCGGCCGAGGCACTCGGGATGTCGCTCCCGGGTAGTGCTGCTCCCCCGGCGCCGGACAAGCGCCGCGACCAGTTCGCCCGCCAGAGCGGTATCGCTGTCGTCGAGATGCTCCGACGCGGAATCACCGCGCGCGACATCATGACCCGCGAGGCCTTCGAGAACGCGATCGCCGTGGTGATGGCATTCGGCGGGTCCACCAACGCGGTGCTCCATCTGCTCGCCATCGCCAACGAGGCCGAGGTCGAACTGTCGCTCGACGACTTCATCCGCGTCGGTTCCCGCGTCCCCCATCTCGCCGACGTCAAACCGTTCGGCCGGCACGTGATGACCGACGTCGACCGCATCGGTGGTGTGCCGGTGGTGATGAAGGCCCTCCTCGACGCGGGGCTCCTGTACGGCGACTGCCTCACGGTGACCGGCAAGACGGTCGCGGAGAACCTCGCGCACATCGCGCCGCCCGACCCCGACGGACAGGTCCTCCGCGCCACGAAGTCCCCCATCCACCCGACCGGTGGCATCACCATCCTCAAGGGATCGCTGGCTCCGGAAGGCGCCGTGGTGAAGTCGGCGGGCTTCGACTCCGACGTATTCGAGGGCACTGCACGGGTTTTCGACCGTGAGCGCGCCGCGATGGACGCACTCGAAGACGGCACCATCACGGTCGGAGACGTCGTCGTCATCCGCTACGAAGGCCCCAAGGGCGGACCGGGCATGCGCGAGATGCTGGCCATCACCGGCGCCATCAAGGGCGCCGGCCTCGGCAAGGACGTGCTGCTGATGACCGACGGCCGGTTCTCGGGCGGCACCACCGGGCTGTGCGTGGGCCACGTCGCGCCGGAGGCCGTCGACGGTGGCCCGATCGCCCTCGTCCGCGACGGCGACCGCATCCGTCTCGACGTCGGGCGCGGTCTCCTCGACCTGCTGGTCGACGACACCGAACTCGATTCCCGCGCAAAGGAGTTCACTCCCCTGCCACCCCGGTACACGCGTGGCGTCCTGGCGAAGTACTCGAAGCTGGTCACGTCCGCTTCGCAGGGAGCCGTCTGCCGCTGA
- the dinB gene encoding DNA polymerase IV, protein MRIERRDRQDATILHADLDSFYASVEQRDDPTLRGRPVLVGGGVVLAASYEAKARGVRSPMPGHEARALCPDAVVVRPRFDAYMEASHEVFDIFHDTTPVVEGISVDEAFLDVGGLGRISGTPHDIATTIRTRVREEVGLPITVGGARSKFLAKVASAVGKPDGLLIVAPGTELAFLHPLPVRRLWGVGPVTEAKLHDAGVETVGQIAEIGEKSLRAIVGSGAGRHLFALSLAQDPRRVEAGKRRSSIGSQRALGRRPKSEADLEATITAIVERLGKRLRSAERVCRTVVLRLRFDDFARATRSRTLVESTDRTDILMASARGLLADAMPVIRERGCTLVGLSLTNLDDHDNIQLTLPFDTDPGAGSVASGPNVTAEQLDATMDLLRDRFGRDSVTRAVLIGRHHGDDAPMLPD, encoded by the coding sequence ATGCGGATCGAGCGACGGGACCGGCAGGACGCGACGATCCTGCATGCCGATCTCGACTCGTTCTACGCATCTGTCGAGCAGCGCGACGACCCCACCCTGCGAGGCCGCCCGGTGCTGGTCGGCGGCGGTGTGGTGCTGGCGGCAAGCTACGAGGCCAAGGCCAGGGGAGTGCGCTCGCCGATGCCCGGTCACGAGGCACGCGCGCTGTGCCCGGACGCCGTGGTGGTGCGGCCCCGGTTCGACGCCTACATGGAGGCCAGCCACGAGGTCTTCGACATCTTCCACGACACCACCCCCGTGGTGGAGGGCATCTCCGTCGACGAGGCGTTCCTCGACGTCGGCGGACTGGGACGCATCAGCGGAACCCCGCACGACATCGCCACGACGATCCGGACCCGCGTCCGCGAGGAGGTCGGGCTGCCGATCACCGTGGGTGGCGCGCGCAGCAAGTTCCTGGCGAAGGTCGCCAGCGCGGTCGGCAAGCCCGACGGTCTGCTCATCGTCGCGCCCGGTACCGAGCTCGCCTTCCTCCATCCCCTGCCGGTGCGTCGGCTCTGGGGCGTCGGACCGGTCACCGAGGCCAAGCTGCACGACGCCGGGGTGGAGACCGTGGGCCAGATCGCGGAGATCGGCGAGAAATCGCTGCGCGCGATCGTCGGATCTGGCGCCGGCCGGCACCTGTTCGCCCTGTCGCTGGCGCAGGACCCACGTCGGGTCGAGGCCGGCAAGCGCCGATCGTCGATCGGTTCGCAACGCGCACTGGGTCGTCGTCCCAAGTCCGAAGCCGACCTCGAGGCGACCATCACGGCCATCGTCGAACGGCTCGGAAAGAGGCTCAGATCCGCCGAGAGGGTTTGTCGCACAGTCGTTCTCCGCCTTCGCTTCGACGACTTCGCCCGCGCGACCAGGTCTCGGACGCTCGTCGAGTCCACCGACCGCACCGACATCCTCATGGCGTCGGCGCGCGGGCTCCTCGCCGACGCGATGCCGGTCATCCGCGAACGCGGCTGCACCCTCGTCGGGCTGTCGCTGACCAACCTCGACGACCACGACAACATCCAGCTGACGCTGCCTTTCGACACCGACCCAGGCGCCGGGAGCGTAGCGAGCGGGCCGAATGTCACCGCAGAGCAACTCGACGCCACGATGGACCTGTTGCGCGACCGGTTCGGTCGGGATTCGGTCACCCGGGCCGTGCTCATCGGCCGACACCACGGCGACGACGCACCGATGCTCCCCGACTAG
- a CDS encoding acyl-CoA synthetase, whose amino-acid sequence MTPTSNTVDGVLRRTAARFPDRAALHFGDDTLTYRELDDAVTRAAAHLLSLGLAKGDRVAGYGTNSHAYVIGYLAAARAGLVHVPINYALRGGELSYLLEQSGARAVLVDPALADNLDAVIDIVPAEFVLPLRDTDDSLIAIATAGDVPALDVAVDDTDLVQFLYTSGTTSKPKGAMMTHRALIHEYTSSIIALDLDADDNPLICMPLYHSAGMHVFMLPYLAVGATVRLMPAPDIPEILRLVEEYEIGSLFLAPTVWVPLAAHPDLETRDLSSLRKAQYGASIMPVTVLQRLRERYPDLGFYNCFGQSEIGPLATVLRPAEHDARPASCGRPVFFVETRVVDADGNDVPVGEPGEILYRSPQLCQGYWDNPTATEEAFRDGWFHSGDLVTRDEEGYVTVVDRIKDVINTGGILVASREVEDAIYTHAAVAEVAVIGTPDDKWIEAITAVVVLRAEAVVTEAELIDHVKQQLAPFKVPKLVKFVEELPRNQSGKLLKRELRA is encoded by the coding sequence ATGACCCCCACTTCGAACACCGTCGACGGAGTGCTGCGCCGCACTGCCGCGAGATTCCCCGACCGCGCCGCCCTCCATTTCGGCGACGACACGCTGACCTACCGCGAACTCGACGACGCGGTGACCCGCGCCGCCGCGCATCTCCTGTCCCTCGGCCTCGCCAAGGGTGATCGCGTGGCCGGCTACGGCACCAACTCGCACGCCTATGTCATCGGCTACCTCGCCGCGGCGCGTGCCGGGCTGGTTCACGTGCCGATCAATTACGCGCTGCGCGGCGGCGAGCTGAGCTATCTCCTGGAGCAGTCCGGCGCGCGGGCCGTACTCGTCGACCCGGCACTCGCCGACAACCTCGACGCCGTCATCGACATCGTGCCGGCCGAGTTCGTGCTCCCCCTGCGCGACACCGACGACTCACTCATCGCCATCGCGACCGCCGGAGACGTGCCCGCCCTCGACGTCGCGGTGGACGACACCGACCTGGTGCAGTTCCTCTACACCTCGGGGACCACGTCGAAACCCAAGGGCGCCATGATGACCCACCGCGCCCTGATCCACGAGTACACCTCGTCGATCATCGCGCTCGACCTCGACGCCGACGACAACCCGCTCATCTGCATGCCGCTCTACCACTCGGCGGGCATGCACGTGTTCATGCTCCCGTACCTCGCGGTCGGCGCGACTGTCCGGTTGATGCCGGCGCCGGACATCCCCGAGATCCTGCGGCTCGTCGAGGAGTACGAGATCGGTTCGCTGTTCCTGGCACCGACGGTGTGGGTGCCCCTGGCCGCGCACCCCGACCTCGAGACCCGCGACCTGTCGTCGCTGCGCAAGGCGCAGTACGGCGCGTCGATCATGCCGGTCACCGTGCTACAGCGTCTGCGTGAGCGCTACCCCGACCTCGGCTTCTACAACTGCTTCGGCCAGTCCGAGATCGGGCCGCTGGCAACGGTTCTCCGCCCCGCAGAGCACGACGCCCGACCCGCATCGTGCGGCCGTCCGGTGTTCTTCGTCGAGACCCGCGTCGTCGACGCCGACGGCAACGACGTCCCCGTCGGCGAGCCCGGCGAGATCCTGTACCGATCGCCGCAGCTGTGCCAGGGCTACTGGGACAACCCGACCGCCACCGAAGAGGCCTTCCGCGACGGTTGGTTCCACTCCGGTGACCTCGTCACACGCGACGAGGAGGGTTACGTCACCGTCGTCGACCGCATCAAGGACGTCATCAACACCGGTGGCATCCTCGTCGCGTCGCGCGAGGTCGAGGATGCGATCTACACCCATGCGGCCGTCGCCGAGGTCGCCGTGATCGGCACCCCGGACGACAAGTGGATCGAGGCGATCACCGCGGTCGTGGTGTTGCGCGCCGAGGCCGTGGTCACCGAGGCCGAACTGATCGATCACGTCAAACAGCAGCTCGCACCGTTCAAGGTCCCGAAGCTGGTGAAGTTCGTCGAGGAACTGCCGCGCAACCAGAGCGGCAAGCTCCTCAAGCGGGAGCTGCGCGCCTAG
- a CDS encoding SGNH/GDSL hydrolase family protein: MRLRRRSATPAIVSASVAGLIAGATAVAVADDPPEYVALGASFSAGVGIPSPVPGSPSGCGRSTSNFPRTVAEEQGYRLKDMSCGGAQTRHLTTSQTAGQPPQFDGLSSTTDVVTMQIGYNDGNVYSGSIADCSQTASGSSQLAPCEARTLGRYSAEIQVTAANIAAAIAGVKDRAPSARILVVGYPAVYPQQGNCPGRNPFSAPDTAFLDRLEVELNTMLKTQAQSAGVDFVDTYGPSVGHDSCKPQSTRWVEPYTNPIGALRLHPNAKGHQQVAKAVLAALD; the protein is encoded by the coding sequence ATGCGTCTACGCCGTCGAAGTGCAACACCGGCCATCGTGTCGGCATCTGTGGCCGGTCTGATAGCCGGGGCAACCGCGGTCGCGGTCGCCGACGATCCACCCGAGTACGTGGCGCTCGGGGCGTCGTTCTCGGCGGGTGTCGGGATTCCGTCGCCGGTGCCGGGATCGCCGAGCGGCTGTGGCCGCTCCACCAGCAACTTCCCGAGGACAGTCGCCGAAGAACAGGGTTACCGACTCAAGGACATGAGCTGTGGTGGTGCCCAGACCCGGCATCTCACGACGAGCCAGACCGCCGGTCAGCCACCACAGTTCGACGGCCTGAGCTCGACGACGGACGTCGTCACGATGCAGATCGGCTACAACGACGGAAACGTGTACTCCGGCAGCATCGCCGATTGCTCCCAGACCGCCTCGGGCAGCTCACAACTCGCTCCGTGTGAAGCTCGAACCCTCGGCCGGTACTCCGCCGAGATCCAGGTGACGGCCGCGAACATCGCCGCCGCCATCGCGGGGGTCAAAGACCGCGCACCGTCGGCCCGGATCCTCGTCGTCGGGTATCCGGCGGTCTACCCGCAACAGGGCAACTGCCCCGGACGAAACCCGTTCTCAGCTCCGGACACCGCCTTTCTCGACCGTCTCGAGGTCGAGCTGAACACCATGCTGAAGACTCAGGCCCAGTCGGCAGGTGTCGATTTCGTCGACACGTACGGCCCCAGCGTCGGGCACGATTCATGCAAGCCACAGTCGACGAGGTGGGTGGAGCCCTACACGAATCCGATTGGCGCGCTAAGGCTTCATCCGAACGCGAAGGGTCACCAGCAGGTGGCGAAGGCGGTTCTCGCCGCGCTCGACTGA
- a CDS encoding MarR family winged helix-turn-helix transcriptional regulator, with the protein MPTNPEPLDRQLCFSLYAATRAVTGLYREVLSEFGLTFPQYLVLLALWEQDGLTVRELGERLQLDSGTLSPLLRRLERAGYTNREHSVEDARVVHVHLTREGDALRSQGGRIQGCLVDNLDLTYDEASTLHALAHKVTDQARGRN; encoded by the coding sequence GTGCCCACCAATCCGGAGCCGCTTGACCGACAGCTCTGTTTCTCGTTGTACGCCGCCACCCGGGCCGTCACCGGCCTCTATCGAGAGGTGCTGTCCGAGTTCGGGCTCACGTTTCCCCAGTACCTCGTCCTGCTCGCCCTCTGGGAACAGGACGGGCTCACCGTGCGAGAACTGGGCGAGCGGCTCCAGCTCGACAGCGGGACGTTGTCGCCGCTACTACGTCGTCTCGAGCGGGCCGGGTACACCAACCGTGAACATTCGGTCGAGGATGCCCGCGTCGTTCATGTCCACCTGACCCGGGAAGGCGATGCGCTGCGTAGCCAGGGCGGCCGGATCCAAGGATGCCTGGTGGACAACCTGGATCTCACGTACGACGAGGCGTCGACCCTGCATGCGTTGGCGCACAAGGTCACCGACCAGGCGCGCGGCCGTAACTGA
- a CDS encoding class I SAM-dependent methyltransferase, with product MGNERAAEWDERYGNAERLWTADVNPALITEADALSSSTALDVGSGEGADARWLAKRGWRVTAVDISQVALDRAREISGDLPITWEHADLVVDPVPGGDYGLVALHYFPIPVEEIEVARKLVAAVGPEGSLLVVAHAPEGVRAHGFDPDDYLQPGGFAELLGDDWDIVTDETRERGKAAGGGHHTHDVVFRARRVHP from the coding sequence ATGGGAAACGAGCGGGCAGCCGAGTGGGACGAGCGATACGGCAATGCCGAGCGGCTGTGGACGGCGGACGTCAATCCCGCGCTGATCACCGAGGCAGACGCGTTGTCGTCGAGCACCGCGCTCGACGTCGGGTCGGGCGAGGGCGCCGACGCCCGCTGGCTGGCGAAACGCGGTTGGCGGGTGACCGCGGTCGACATCTCGCAGGTCGCCCTCGACCGGGCACGCGAGATCAGCGGCGATCTGCCGATCACCTGGGAACACGCCGACCTCGTCGTCGACCCCGTCCCGGGCGGCGACTACGGCCTCGTCGCGCTGCACTACTTCCCGATCCCCGTCGAGGAGATCGAGGTCGCTCGGAAACTCGTCGCCGCGGTCGGTCCGGAAGGTTCGCTGCTCGTCGTCGCACATGCGCCGGAGGGTGTGCGGGCTCACGGGTTCGATCCCGACGATTACCTCCAGCCCGGCGGTTTCGCGGAGCTGCTCGGTGACGACTGGGACATCGTCACCGACGAGACACGCGAACGCGGCAAGGCCGCCGGTGGAGGACATCACACGCACGACGTCGTGTTCCGTGCCCGACGAGTCCACCCGTAG